A stretch of Gymnodinialimonas phycosphaerae DNA encodes these proteins:
- a CDS encoding SDR family NAD(P)-dependent oxidoreductase, whose product MRDASALFDLRGRVACVTGASAGLGQRAADILADAGARVVGVARRADALEEWVERIGKPAAAVTADLSDRGAIAQIAKDICVPFGAPDIVVHAAGINTREVADEVTEAGWDITMNLNLAAPFFLTQALVPAMKAKGWGRVVNFASLQTSRAFPGGVAYGASKAGIGQLTRAMAEAWSRDGINANAIGPGFFPTELTGPVFADPERAARNAAQTCVGRNGVMEDIDGPLLFLCSDASSFVTGQVLMVDGGYTAK is encoded by the coding sequence ATGCGTGATGCCTCTGCCCTGTTTGACCTGCGCGGCCGGGTGGCTTGCGTCACCGGGGCCTCCGCAGGTCTGGGGCAACGGGCAGCCGATATTTTGGCAGACGCAGGCGCCCGCGTGGTGGGTGTGGCGCGCCGCGCTGACGCGTTGGAGGAATGGGTGGAACGCATCGGCAAGCCCGCCGCCGCCGTGACAGCCGACCTGTCGGACCGAGGCGCGATCGCCCAGATCGCCAAGGACATTTGCGTGCCGTTCGGCGCGCCCGATATCGTGGTTCACGCGGCGGGCATCAACACCCGTGAAGTGGCCGATGAGGTGACCGAGGCGGGCTGGGACATCACGATGAACCTCAACCTCGCGGCGCCGTTCTTCCTGACGCAGGCCCTGGTGCCTGCGATGAAGGCGAAGGGCTGGGGCAGGGTGGTGAATTTCGCCTCGCTCCAGACATCGCGGGCGTTTCCGGGCGGTGTGGCCTATGGCGCGTCCAAGGCCGGGATCGGGCAACTCACCCGCGCCATGGCCGAGGCGTGGTCCCGCGATGGCATCAACGCCAATGCCATTGGTCCGGGATTCTTTCCAACGGAACTCACGGGCCCGGTTTTTGCAGACCCTGAACGCGCCGCGCGGAATGCCGCGCAAACCTGTGTGGGGCGCAATGGTGTGATGGAAGATATCGACGGGCCGCTTCTGTTCTTGTGCTCGGACGCGTCGTCCTTCGTGACGGGGCAGGTTCTCATGGTTGACGGAGGCTATACCGCCAAATGA
- a CDS encoding alcohol dehydrogenase catalytic domain-containing protein: MKALVYDGPEALGFRDVPDAVAGPGQQLIKVMSVGVCGSDMHAYLGHDDRRPAPLILGHEAAGVIVGGMRDGERVTVNPLVACGTCAACARGHDNLCAERKIISMPPREGAFAQMVAMRDENLVTVPDHVSFDAASLAEPIACGWHAVRLARRALPEARTALVIGGGAIGLGAALSLSAQGITEIIILEPNDIRRGVLNGQCMQTSMSPDDLPADAMFDLVIDGVGYGATRATASAHARPGGVIAHIGLGEATGGLDIRRMTLQEITFFGTYTYTAQDFRDTAQAIFDGRLGRLDWTEQRALADGASAFTDIRAGTTAAPKMVLRPND, encoded by the coding sequence ATGAAAGCGCTTGTGTACGACGGGCCGGAAGCCCTTGGGTTTCGCGATGTGCCCGATGCGGTGGCTGGCCCTGGCCAGCAGTTGATCAAGGTGATGTCCGTGGGGGTTTGCGGGTCGGACATGCATGCCTACCTGGGCCATGATGACCGCCGCCCCGCGCCGCTGATCCTGGGCCACGAGGCGGCGGGCGTGATCGTCGGCGGCATGCGCGATGGAGAGCGGGTGACGGTGAACCCCTTGGTGGCATGCGGTACCTGCGCGGCCTGCGCACGCGGCCACGATAACCTCTGCGCCGAGCGCAAGATCATCTCCATGCCGCCGCGCGAGGGTGCTTTTGCGCAGATGGTGGCGATGCGGGACGAGAACCTCGTGACGGTGCCGGATCATGTGTCCTTTGATGCGGCCTCGCTGGCGGAACCGATCGCCTGCGGATGGCACGCAGTCCGTCTGGCCAGGCGCGCGCTACCCGAGGCGCGGACCGCGCTGGTGATCGGCGGGGGGGCCATTGGCCTTGGGGCGGCTTTGTCGCTGTCGGCGCAGGGGATCACGGAGATCATCATTCTGGAGCCGAACGACATCCGGCGCGGTGTTCTGAACGGCCAGTGTATGCAGACATCCATGTCACCCGATGATCTGCCCGCCGACGCGATGTTCGATCTTGTTATCGACGGTGTCGGCTACGGCGCGACGCGCGCCACCGCTTCGGCCCATGCGCGGCCCGGCGGCGTGATTGCGCATATTGGTTTGGGGGAAGCCACCGGCGGCCTCGATATCCGCCGCATGACCCTGCAAGAGATCACCTTTTTCGGCACCTACACCTATACTGCGCAGGATTTCCGCGATACGGCCCAGGCGATTTTCGACGGCCGGCTTGGCCGCCTCGACTGGACGGAGCAGCGCGCTCTGGCCGACGGAGCGTCCGCCTTCACCGATATCCGTGCCGGGACCACCGCAGCCCCCAAGATGGTGCTGCGCCCCAATGACTGA
- a CDS encoding universal stress protein, translating to MYDHVLVPLALDHGFSNTALALAAKLLNPDGRITALHVYEMPTGTANAYLDAGMVDKAYADADAKLVARLKGTANVTGVLVKGHSGRTIIDYATDNGADCIVMGSHKPGLIDYLLGSTAARVVRHAPCAVHVLRDAT from the coding sequence ATGTATGATCATGTTCTGGTTCCCCTGGCCCTCGACCATGGCTTCAGCAACACGGCGCTGGCCCTTGCGGCCAAGCTGTTGAACCCCGACGGACGGATCACTGCGCTGCATGTCTACGAGATGCCAACCGGTACCGCGAACGCCTATCTGGACGCGGGTATGGTCGACAAAGCCTATGCCGATGCCGATGCCAAGCTGGTCGCGCGCCTGAAAGGGACGGCCAATGTGACTGGCGTTCTCGTGAAGGGCCATTCGGGCCGGACGATCATCGATTACGCCACCGACAATGGCGCCGATTGCATCGTCATGGGCTCTCACAAACCCGGTCTCATCGACTACCTGCTGGGTTCCACCGCCGCGCGAGTGGTCCGCCACGCGCCCTGCGCCGTGCATGTTCTGCGCGACGCAACCTAA
- the comD gene encoding sulfopyruvate decarboxylase subunit alpha, translating to MSISKKIVDDFVANDVSFITTVPCKQLAGVIDEVEARPEIFHIPSNKEDEGMGLCAGAFMGGKRPAIIMQNTAIGVTINTLATLTQYYRMPLPMLISYRGELREPVACQVEMAVHTKALLAQMNIPTYHFHKESDADELDAILKYTFMCNKPVAILTDASFWGGYGDQ from the coding sequence GTGAGTATTTCAAAGAAGATCGTTGATGATTTCGTCGCCAACGACGTGTCCTTCATCACCACCGTGCCCTGCAAGCAGCTGGCCGGGGTGATTGATGAGGTCGAAGCCCGGCCCGAGATTTTTCACATCCCATCCAACAAGGAAGATGAGGGGATGGGTCTGTGCGCCGGCGCGTTCATGGGGGGCAAACGCCCGGCGATCATCATGCAGAACACCGCGATTGGTGTGACGATCAACACGCTGGCGACGCTGACGCAGTATTACCGCATGCCGCTGCCGATGCTGATCTCTTACCGGGGTGAGCTGCGCGAGCCTGTGGCCTGCCAGGTCGAGATGGCCGTCCACACCAAGGCGCTTTTGGCGCAGATGAACATCCCCACGTATCACTTCCACAAGGAAAGCGACGCGGATGAGCTGGATGCGATCCTGAAATATACCTTCATGTGCAACAAACCTGTGGCCATCCTGACCGATGCGTCCTTCTGGGGAGGCTACGGCGACCAATGA
- the comE gene encoding sulfopyruvate decarboxylase subunit beta, with product MIRSEILREIAPILNPHLVVCNIGLPSQELHMIDDNERNFYMLGTMGLSSSIGLGLALAQDKTVISIDGDGSVLTNLGTLPTIANNVANNYILLIIDNGSYGSTGDQPTYAGKKTKLENVATACGCENVVVCQDVDTGAALQAAIDSKQMTIIVSKCDSGNIKLPVITKDPVVIRDRFMTAVAS from the coding sequence ATGATCCGTTCTGAAATCCTGCGCGAAATCGCGCCCATTCTGAACCCGCACCTTGTCGTCTGCAACATCGGCCTGCCTAGCCAGGAGTTGCACATGATCGACGACAATGAGCGTAACTTTTACATGCTCGGCACGATGGGCCTGTCGTCCTCCATCGGCCTTGGCCTTGCGCTGGCGCAAGACAAGACGGTTATTTCCATCGACGGCGACGGTTCGGTTCTGACGAACCTTGGCACGCTGCCGACCATCGCCAACAACGTGGCCAACAACTATATCCTGTTGATCATCGACAATGGCTCTTACGGGTCCACCGGCGACCAGCCGACCTACGCGGGCAAGAAGACGAAGCTTGAAAATGTCGCGACCGCCTGCGGGTGCGAAAATGTCGTCGTTTGTCAGGACGTCGATACCGGGGCCGCGTTGCAAGCGGCCATCGACAGCAAGCAGATGACCATCATCGTCTCGAAGTGTGACAGCGGCAACATCAAGCTGCCCGTCATCACCAAGGACCCGGTCGTGATCCGCGACCGTTTCATGACGGCGGTGGCCAGCTAA
- a CDS encoding alpha-hydroxy acid oxidase, with protein MIHSSADARRAAKRRLPWMVFDYIDGAAGAETGAARGRAAFDDLVLRPRVLRDVSSRDLGAPVFGQATKAPFGISPMGMCNLSRSGADMMLARLAAREGVPLGVSTVASTAMEPLIEEAEGNAWFQLYFTGDGTGTFKLVERAKAAGYETLILTVDVPEVGRRPRELRHGFTMPFKIGPRQFIDFALHPRWSISSLLAGKPDMANFQMEGFEFDRKASRAKADFGTLAKLRDMWPGNLVVKGVLDPKDARLLKAAGVDAIQVSSHGARQLESAPVPISVLPAIREAVGPEYPLFFDTGLRGGEDVVKAYAQGADFTFLGRVLQFAIAAGGEEGLAQLWSVLKDETSITLAQIGATSLGHNQLRGAISVGHPGR; from the coding sequence ATGATCCATTCCAGCGCAGATGCGCGGCGCGCGGCAAAGCGACGTCTGCCCTGGATGGTGTTTGACTATATCGACGGTGCCGCAGGCGCCGAGACCGGGGCCGCGCGGGGACGTGCGGCCTTTGATGATCTGGTTCTGCGGCCTCGCGTGCTGCGGGACGTGAGTTCGCGTGATCTGGGGGCGCCGGTCTTCGGGCAGGCCACCAAGGCCCCCTTCGGGATCAGCCCCATGGGCATGTGCAACCTGTCGAGGTCCGGCGCGGACATGATGTTGGCACGGCTTGCGGCCCGCGAAGGGGTGCCGCTTGGCGTGTCGACGGTCGCCTCCACGGCGATGGAGCCGTTGATCGAAGAGGCCGAGGGGAATGCGTGGTTTCAACTCTATTTCACCGGCGATGGGACGGGCACGTTCAAGCTTGTGGAACGCGCGAAGGCCGCCGGATATGAGACGCTTATCTTGACGGTCGATGTCCCCGAGGTGGGCCGTCGTCCGCGCGAATTGCGCCACGGCTTCACCATGCCGTTCAAGATCGGTCCGCGCCAATTCATCGATTTCGCCCTGCATCCTCGTTGGTCGATCTCGTCGCTTTTGGCGGGCAAACCCGACATGGCGAATTTCCAGATGGAGGGGTTTGAGTTCGACCGCAAAGCCAGCCGTGCGAAGGCAGATTTTGGAACACTGGCGAAGCTGCGGGACATGTGGCCCGGCAATCTGGTCGTGAAAGGCGTCCTTGATCCAAAGGATGCGCGGCTTCTCAAGGCAGCGGGCGTCGACGCGATCCAGGTCTCCAGCCACGGTGCGCGACAGCTGGAAAGCGCGCCGGTGCCGATCAGCGTCCTTCCTGCGATCCGCGAGGCCGTCGGCCCCGAATACCCATTGTTCTTCGATACCGGGTTGCGCGGCGGCGAGGATGTTGTGAAGGCTTACGCTCAAGGCGCGGATTTCACGTTCCTGGGCCGCGTCCTGCAATTCGCAATCGCGGCGGGCGGGGAAGAGGGGCTGGCGCAGCTATGGTCCGTCCTGAAGGACGAGACCAGCATCACCCTGGCGCAGATCGGCGCGACGTCGCTGGGACACAACCAGTTGCGGGGTGCGATCAGCGTGGGTCATCCAGGTCGCTAG
- a CDS encoding aspartate/glutamate racemase family protein, which yields MSVRGGKTVFGASVGILMLETQFPRIPGDIGNALTWEFPVHYRVVKGATPDNIVRGDPWTRAQDFIAAGRELVAMGCDGIATNCGFLALLQDELKEALGVPVATSSLIQAPMIAATLPPGKHMSILTISADTLTKAHLDAAGVPDGTPVVGTDGGQEFTRAVLGDEIEIDFIAGRADLLTAAQALVAAHPDTGAILLECTNMVPYAADIRRETGLPVYSVYSLLTWFQAGLVPRRFPSDLDDPR from the coding sequence ATGAGCGTTCGAGGCGGCAAAACGGTCTTCGGGGCCAGCGTCGGTATCTTGATGCTGGAAACGCAATTCCCCCGCATTCCGGGCGATATCGGCAACGCGCTGACGTGGGAGTTTCCGGTGCATTACCGCGTAGTGAAAGGTGCCACGCCGGACAATATCGTGCGCGGCGACCCGTGGACGCGCGCGCAGGATTTCATCGCTGCGGGGCGTGAATTGGTGGCTATGGGCTGCGACGGGATTGCCACGAACTGCGGATTTCTGGCGCTTTTGCAGGACGAGCTCAAAGAGGCCTTGGGCGTGCCCGTCGCCACCTCGTCCTTGATCCAGGCGCCGATGATCGCGGCGACATTGCCGCCGGGAAAACACATGTCGATCCTGACAATCTCGGCCGACACGTTGACCAAGGCGCATCTGGACGCTGCCGGGGTGCCCGACGGCACGCCCGTGGTAGGCACCGATGGCGGCCAGGAGTTCACCCGCGCCGTCCTGGGCGATGAGATCGAGATTGATTTCATAGCCGGCCGCGCCGATCTGCTTACCGCCGCCCAGGCGCTTGTGGCAGCCCATCCCGACACCGGAGCGATCTTGCTGGAATGCACCAACATGGTGCCCTATGCCGCTGATATCAGGCGCGAAACCGGGCTGCCGGTTTACTCCGTATACAGTCTGCTCACGTGGTTTCAGGCGGGCCTTGTGCCGCGGCGCTTCCCTAGCGACCTGGATGACCCACGCTGA
- a CDS encoding GntR family transcriptional regulator codes for MESTQSNVDRLTAQLRRMAADFEIKPEERIVEGEMAKRLNVSRTPLREALNRLVSEGYLTNTGGRGFFCRALTPARIMDLYETRAALECEALRLTIARASNADIAAHSATLQSAAPTADRLALLEMDEAFHLGLTSLCGNAEIMRLLENINGRIRYVRMIGLDASGGVAAQSDAHRQIMQAVHARDVGAALAALRSHIQLRKEDATQAVRDAFSEIYVRAG; via the coding sequence ATGGAAAGCACCCAAAGCAATGTCGATCGTCTCACCGCGCAGCTGCGCCGCATGGCCGCCGACTTCGAGATCAAGCCGGAAGAACGCATCGTGGAAGGTGAGATGGCCAAGCGCCTCAACGTCAGCCGTACACCCCTGCGTGAGGCCCTGAACCGTTTGGTGTCCGAGGGATATTTGACCAACACCGGCGGGCGCGGTTTTTTCTGCCGCGCGCTCACGCCAGCGCGGATCATGGACCTTTACGAGACGCGTGCGGCGCTGGAATGCGAGGCCCTGCGCCTGACCATTGCACGGGCGTCAAATGCCGATATCGCGGCGCATTCCGCCACCCTGCAAAGCGCAGCGCCAACTGCAGACCGGCTTGCGCTGCTGGAGATGGACGAAGCCTTTCACCTTGGACTCACGTCACTCTGTGGAAATGCAGAGATCATGCGGCTTCTGGAGAACATTAACGGGCGCATCCGGTATGTTCGGATGATCGGGCTGGATGCAAGCGGCGGCGTAGCGGCGCAATCGGATGCCCATCGTCAGATCATGCAAGCGGTCCATGCCCGCGACGTTGGCGCTGCGCTGGCAGCTTTGCGGTCGCATATCCAATTGCGCAAAGAGGACGCGACCCAAGCCGTCCGCGATGCCTTCTCGGAAATCTATGTGAGGGCCGGATGA
- a CDS encoding thiamine pyrophosphate-binding protein: MDNQMNGADALVAMLKAHGVRHIFGLCGDTSLPFYDSMRSHGGDITHVLTRDERSATYMADGYSRVTGRPGVAEGPSGGGATYILPGLIEASESSYAVLGITTDISVGTYGKYPLTEVDQNALMAPVTKWNSVIVQAAHIPRMVRKAFRAMTTGRAGAAHLGLPYDIQYDPVEPGDIWADPKHTSYPAYPQAPEPGAAEAAVEAILSAKQPLIVCGGGVVIAGAMAELARLANRLDIPVATSISGQGSLADTDPMSLGVVGSNGGTDETWEAMEAADLVIFMGARAGSTTTARWEAPKPGARIVHFDSDPMVIGANYPTEVGVVGDLKLSLAAVNAVLDARGQGAATFGGAKAVADIKARKFARFNALATSDETPIRPERVVATLNRILPEDATIVSDPGTSCPYFSAYYQQAKAGRFFITNRAHGALGYSLSASLGAWYGRPTSKTVALMGDGSFGFTCGELETVTRSRANITFIVFSNATFGWIKASQMADKGSRYYNVDFNRVDHAAVATAYGVKAWRVEDPTDLETTLKEAIAHDGPTLVDIIAQPLEEAAAPVRRWMG; the protein is encoded by the coding sequence ATGGATAATCAGATGAACGGGGCCGACGCGCTTGTCGCCATGCTCAAAGCCCACGGCGTGCGGCACATCTTCGGGCTTTGCGGCGATACCAGCTTGCCGTTCTATGATTCCATGCGGTCCCACGGCGGTGACATTACCCATGTCCTGACCCGGGACGAACGCTCTGCCACCTACATGGCCGACGGCTATTCCCGCGTGACGGGCCGTCCTGGCGTGGCCGAGGGACCGTCGGGCGGGGGCGCGACATACATCTTGCCGGGTCTGATTGAAGCGTCGGAGTCCTCTTACGCTGTCCTCGGCATCACCACGGACATCAGCGTCGGGACCTACGGAAAATATCCCCTGACAGAGGTGGATCAAAACGCCCTGATGGCGCCGGTGACCAAGTGGAACAGCGTCATCGTGCAGGCCGCCCACATTCCGCGCATGGTGCGCAAGGCGTTTCGGGCCATGACCACGGGCCGCGCCGGGGCCGCGCATCTGGGCCTTCCCTACGATATCCAATATGACCCTGTCGAGCCCGGCGATATCTGGGCCGACCCCAAGCACACCAGCTATCCGGCCTATCCCCAAGCGCCCGAACCCGGTGCGGCCGAGGCGGCGGTAGAGGCCATCCTATCCGCCAAGCAACCTTTGATCGTCTGCGGCGGCGGCGTGGTGATTGCGGGCGCGATGGCAGAGTTGGCGCGGCTGGCTAACCGCCTCGACATTCCGGTTGCGACCTCGATCAGCGGGCAGGGCAGCCTTGCGGACACGGACCCGATGTCGCTTGGCGTCGTCGGGTCCAATGGTGGCACTGACGAGACGTGGGAAGCGATGGAGGCCGCCGATCTAGTGATTTTCATGGGTGCACGCGCTGGCTCCACCACCACCGCCCGGTGGGAGGCCCCCAAGCCCGGCGCCCGCATCGTGCATTTCGACAGTGACCCGATGGTGATTGGCGCGAATTATCCGACTGAAGTGGGCGTTGTCGGCGACCTGAAGTTGTCCCTTGCGGCGGTCAACGCGGTGCTCGATGCGCGCGGGCAGGGCGCGGCGACCTTCGGCGGGGCCAAGGCCGTGGCCGACATCAAGGCGCGCAAATTTGCACGCTTCAACGCGCTCGCAACAAGCGACGAGACCCCGATCAGGCCCGAGCGTGTCGTGGCGACGCTCAATCGCATCCTGCCGGAGGATGCCACCATCGTATCCGACCCCGGCACTTCTTGCCCGTATTTCTCGGCCTATTACCAGCAGGCGAAGGCGGGCCGCTTCTTCATTACCAACCGCGCCCACGGCGCACTTGGGTATTCTCTGTCGGCCTCCCTTGGCGCTTGGTACGGGCGGCCAACTTCCAAGACCGTGGCGCTGATGGGGGACGGGTCCTTCGGCTTTACATGTGGGGAGTTGGAGACCGTCACACGGTCGCGCGCCAACATCACCTTCATCGTTTTCTCAAACGCCACTTTCGGTTGGATCAAGGCAAGCCAGATGGCCGACAAGGGCAGTCGCTATTACAACGTGGATTTCAACCGCGTCGACCACGCTGCCGTGGCCACCGCTTACGGCGTAAAGGCATGGCGGGTGGAGGACCCGACAGACCTGG